One segment of Octopus sinensis linkage group LG27, ASM634580v1, whole genome shotgun sequence DNA contains the following:
- the LOC118768211 gene encoding zinc finger protein 32-like isoform X1, translated as MENELFRSEVECKRESEEIDFSDEEKNEKGKTSYDCDICGKLFSRKAKLVIHERTHTGEKPYHCDICGKSFAQKGNLTTHQRIHTGGKPYRSDICGKSLSQDSDLTRHKQIHSRGKYLYCDICGKSFLRKDNLVIHQRIHTGEKPYHCDICGKLFAQKGNLTAH; from the coding sequence atggaaaatgaattatttaggagtgaagttgaatgtaaaagagagtctgaagaaattgatttttctgatgaggaaaagaatgaaaagggcAAAACATCAtatgattgtgatatctgtggcaagttGTTCTCTCGGAAAGCTAAGTTAGTCATTCacgaacgtactcatacaggagaaaaaccatatcactgtgatatctgtggtaaatcattcgctcAGAAAGGTAACTTGACTActcaccaacgtattcatacaggagggaAGCCATATCGCtctgatatctgtggtaagtcattgtCACAAGATAGTGATTTAACAAGACACAAGCAGATTCATTCAAGAGGAAAATATTTgtactgtgacatctgtggtaaatcattcttgcGGAAAGATAACTTAGTCATccaccaacgtattcatacaggtgagaagccatatcattgtgatatctgtggtaaattgttCGCTCAGAAAGGTAACTTGACTGCTCACTGA
- the LOC118768211 gene encoding zinc finger protein 32-like isoform X2, with amino-acid sequence MENELFRSEVECKRESEEIDFSDEEKNEKGKTSYDCDICGKLFSRKAKLVIHERTHTGEKPYHCDICGKSFAQKGNLTTHQRIHTGGKPYRSDICGKSLSQDSDLTRHKQIHSRGKYLYCDICGKSFLRKDNLVIHQRIHTGEKPYHCDIWQMIYS; translated from the coding sequence atggaaaatgaattatttaggagtgaagttgaatgtaaaagagagtctgaagaaattgatttttctgatgaggaaaagaatgaaaagggcAAAACATCAtatgattgtgatatctgtggcaagttGTTCTCTCGGAAAGCTAAGTTAGTCATTCacgaacgtactcatacaggagaaaaaccatatcactgtgatatctgtggtaaatcattcgctcAGAAAGGTAACTTGACTActcaccaacgtattcatacaggagggaAGCCATATCGCtctgatatctgtggtaagtcattgtCACAAGATAGTGATTTAACAAGACACAAGCAGATTCATTCAAGAGGAAAATATTTgtactgtgacatctgtggtaaatcattcttgcGGAAAGATAACTTAGTCATccaccaacgtattcatacaggtgagaagccatatcattgt